From a single Deltaproteobacteria bacterium genomic region:
- a CDS encoding CBS domain-containing protein, with translation MIVKDCMTPNPVTVSPEAGAGETLEMMKKLNFRQCPVVEDGNLVGIVTDRDIRTHIGSNKDLKVRDIMSSGPITIFDYASVEGAAEIIRSGKFNALPVVSSRNELVGILSVTDLLDAFLNLLGFHEKPLRLEVQMPDDVSLFDVLHVIQNHSEKVLSFSVAPENRRLYYFWVVNCNFGEVEKELRAGNTKVSTIHS, from the coding sequence ATGATCGTCAAAGACTGTATGACACCGAACCCGGTTACCGTGAGTCCTGAAGCGGGAGCCGGCGAGACCCTGGAGATGATGAAGAAGCTCAATTTCAGACAGTGCCCCGTTGTCGAAGACGGCAATTTGGTCGGTATAGTAACCGACCGGGACATAAGGACGCATATTGGAAGTAACAAGGATTTGAAGGTTCGTGACATAATGTCATCGGGTCCGATTACTATTTTTGATTACGCGTCCGTCGAGGGGGCCGCTGAAATTATCAGGAGCGGAAAATTCAACGCGCTGCCGGTTGTTTCGAGCAGGAACGAGCTTGTCGGTATTCTGAGCGTAACCGACCTTCTCGACGCGTTCCTCAACCTGCTCGGCTTTCATGAAAAACCTCTCAGACTCGAAGTCCAGATGCCGGACGATGTCAGTCTTTTCGATGTGCTCCACGTGATACAAAACCATTCGGAAAAGGTTCTCTCGTTCAGTGTCGCGCCTGAAAACCGGAGGCTCTACTATTTCTGGGTAGTCAACTGTAATTTCGGCGAAGTGGAGAAGGAGCTGCGCGCCGGAAACACGAAGGTAAGCACCATTCATAGTTAA
- the cobA gene encoding uroporphyrinogen-III C-methyltransferase has translation MTLAPGFGFLLQTVMVKKGTVYLIGAGPGDPGLMTIKGKEVLGSADVIVYDYLVNRRLLELARNEAETIYVGKKAGVKEMSQERINALLVEHAEKGRAVARLKGGDPFIFGRGGEEAEELARKGIPFEIVPGVTSASAVPAYAGIPLTHRDITSSFAVVTGHEDPSKAESSIPWRVLSKIGTVVFLMGVKKLGVNMRRLIDAGKPPATPAAVITWGTYPSQSTVTGTIENIAETVRKRKDITSPAIVVVGEVVALRDIMNWYESKPLFGKKVVVTRAEEQASTFTALLEGAGAHVVLFPAIKIEPPKSYKSLDSAIDKLHKYDWIVFTSVNGVKSFFDRMRARGKDLREMHRILIAAIGEVTASDIEKRGMNIELVPQDYRAEGLIKLFRKKKLQGAKILIPRAKEARDILPATLREMGADVQVATAYETKMPGKRRADRIRKMLSQGEIDVLTFTSSSTVRNFLSAVGGLDTAPAKPVIACIGPVTANTLKENGYRADIVPGEYTVNRLTEEIILYFNRPGNRK, from the coding sequence TTGACATTAGCCCCGGGCTTCGGTTTTCTTTTACAAACCGTCATGGTAAAAAAAGGAACTGTTTATCTCATAGGAGCGGGTCCGGGAGACCCCGGTCTTATGACCATCAAAGGGAAAGAGGTACTGGGGTCCGCTGATGTAATCGTATATGACTACCTGGTAAACAGGAGATTGCTGGAGCTCGCCCGGAATGAGGCCGAAACAATATACGTAGGCAAAAAAGCCGGTGTAAAAGAGATGTCTCAGGAAAGGATAAACGCGCTCCTGGTAGAACACGCCGAGAAAGGCAGAGCAGTCGCAAGGCTCAAGGGAGGAGACCCTTTTATATTCGGCCGGGGCGGCGAGGAAGCGGAGGAGCTGGCAAGGAAAGGTATCCCTTTTGAGATCGTACCGGGCGTGACCTCAGCTTCGGCGGTGCCCGCTTACGCCGGTATCCCCCTCACACACAGGGATATCACTTCATCCTTCGCAGTAGTCACCGGTCATGAGGACCCCTCGAAGGCGGAGTCGAGCATTCCCTGGAGAGTGCTTTCGAAGATAGGAACTGTCGTGTTTCTCATGGGTGTAAAAAAACTGGGCGTAAATATGAGAAGGTTAATTGACGCGGGCAAACCTCCTGCCACACCGGCAGCCGTTATAACATGGGGAACATATCCGTCACAGTCAACCGTCACGGGCACCATAGAGAACATTGCCGAGACGGTGCGGAAGAGGAAAGACATAACCTCGCCCGCAATCGTGGTGGTCGGGGAAGTGGTGGCCCTGAGGGATATAATGAACTGGTATGAAAGCAAGCCTCTATTCGGGAAAAAGGTGGTCGTGACCAGAGCGGAGGAGCAGGCTTCAACATTTACCGCCCTGCTCGAGGGAGCGGGGGCTCATGTTGTCCTGTTCCCGGCGATAAAAATAGAGCCCCCGAAAAGCTATAAATCTCTTGACTCGGCTATAGATAAACTGCATAAATACGACTGGATAGTTTTCACGAGCGTGAACGGAGTAAAGAGTTTTTTCGACAGGATGCGGGCGAGGGGAAAGGACCTCAGGGAAATGCACAGAATCCTGATCGCCGCTATAGGGGAAGTTACGGCATCCGACATAGAGAAAAGGGGCATGAACATAGAGCTTGTTCCTCAAGATTACAGGGCCGAGGGTCTGATAAAGCTCTTTCGAAAGAAAAAACTGCAAGGCGCCAAGATACTGATACCCAGGGCAAAGGAGGCGCGCGATATTCTTCCGGCGACCCTTCGCGAGATGGGGGCGGACGTTCAGGTAGCCACGGCGTATGAGACAAAAATGCCGGGAAAGAGAAGAGCGGACAGGATTAGGAAGATGCTCTCTCAAGGGGAAATAGACGTTCTTACATTCACGAGCTCCTCAACGGTAAGGAATTTTCTTTCAGCCGTAGGAGGGCTTGATACCGCGCCCGCGAAGCCCGTTATCGCCTGTATAGGACCCGTCACGGCGAACACTCTTAAGGAAAATGGATACAGGGCCGATATAGTTCCGGGAGAATACACGGTCAATAGGCTGACTGAAGAAATTATTCTTTATTTTAACAGGCCGGGCAATCGGAAGTAG
- a CDS encoding 16S rRNA (uracil(1498)-N(3))-methyltransferase — translation MPRFPISEKQINGSKAVIGGADYRHIVKVLRLRTGDPVTLFDDSSFEHYGTIAEIGSRELTVKISETRRVNTDSPIRITLLQGLPRGDRMDYIVEKATELGVHTVVPVITERSQVRTSQKKRRWERIAVEASKQCGRTIPTVIEDTLNFIEALNIYNDNALKIILHVNSEASMKEFLNNSLQFSKNIILFIGPEGGFSETEILLSSELGFTSLGLGPRTLRTETASVAVLSIIQFHHGDL, via the coding sequence ATGCCGAGATTCCCGATTTCAGAGAAACAGATAAACGGATCGAAAGCCGTTATCGGAGGCGCAGATTACAGGCATATCGTAAAGGTGCTCAGGCTCAGGACGGGCGATCCCGTGACCCTGTTCGACGACTCCTCGTTTGAGCATTACGGCACTATAGCCGAGATCGGAAGCAGGGAACTCACAGTCAAAATCTCCGAGACCAGGAGAGTAAACACCGATTCCCCCATCCGAATCACTCTTCTCCAAGGCCTCCCCAGGGGAGACAGGATGGATTATATAGTGGAGAAAGCCACCGAGCTCGGGGTGCATACTGTCGTGCCCGTTATTACCGAAAGATCACAGGTGAGAACATCTCAAAAGAAAAGAAGATGGGAGAGGATAGCGGTTGAGGCCTCCAAGCAGTGCGGGCGTACAATACCTACAGTAATAGAAGATACTTTAAACTTTATTGAAGCATTAAATATATATAATGACAATGCGTTAAAGATAATACTTCATGTTAATAGTGAAGCAAGCATGAAAGAATTTCTTAATAATTCTTTACAATTCTCCAAAAATATAATATTATTCATAGGACCGGAAGGTGGATTTTCTGAAACAGAAATTCTCCTTTCCAGTGAATTGGGTTTTACCTCCCTGGGTCTGGGTCCCAGGACTCTTAGAACGGAGACCGCAAGTGTAGCGGTCCTTTCTATAATCCAGTTTCATCATGGAGACTTGTGA
- a CDS encoding cytochrome c, whose amino-acid sequence MLKINKPLLSSSLVITALTVLIISLFTVRDSYGQNSPHDMENMGRDLFIENRCVRCHTIGRGRFVGPDLKGVGERYSREEIIKWIENPQQIYQSTGKMPVNEGYPPMPPMQIHPMAASAITDYLLTVKVKPDAGEGGAISGKVVNKTNDEAASGINITLTSFMGDKETGKTEAVTEPGGEFAFRDLSWDRSYAVTVRHKDAEYSTDKMVFYPGEDTKTLELPVYEPTTSDADITVKEAHMIVQVMEEGLSIADLSIFENKGDKMYTGSMDIGEGKKETIRFSVPEEAGNINFIHGLDPGSVVRTENGFSDSAGVLPGDKRVVFAYNLPLDSGDTSIDKTIEYPTGSFLLLVSDTGSEIEVDGLSGQEAVEIENEKFLRWTGADLKPGHEIIITFINPRDYSEYLKWAALGFIVLLVGAGIIYSSVRGGKSKSQENKPVTRESLLDKRSSLIREIAALDDRFEAGGVEEERYRKLRESKKAELVEITRRLRF is encoded by the coding sequence TAATAATTTCTCTCTTTACGGTTCGCGATTCATACGGCCAGAACTCCCCCCATGATATGGAGAACATGGGCAGGGACCTCTTTATCGAGAACAGATGCGTAAGGTGCCATACGATAGGCAGGGGAAGGTTCGTCGGCCCCGATCTGAAGGGGGTAGGTGAAAGATACTCGCGAGAGGAAATTATCAAATGGATCGAAAACCCGCAGCAGATTTATCAGTCAACGGGAAAGATGCCGGTTAATGAAGGGTATCCTCCAATGCCGCCCATGCAAATACACCCGATGGCGGCAAGCGCCATCACGGATTACCTGCTCACCGTAAAGGTAAAGCCCGATGCGGGGGAGGGCGGCGCCATTTCGGGCAAAGTAGTAAATAAGACAAACGATGAGGCCGCGTCCGGAATAAATATCACGCTCACTTCTTTTATGGGGGACAAAGAGACCGGAAAGACGGAAGCCGTAACAGAACCCGGCGGAGAGTTCGCGTTCAGAGACCTCTCCTGGGACAGGAGCTACGCCGTTACCGTAAGACACAAAGACGCGGAATATTCGACCGACAAGATGGTTTTCTACCCGGGAGAGGATACGAAGACCCTTGAGCTTCCCGTCTACGAGCCTACGACAAGCGACGCGGACATAACGGTGAAAGAAGCCCACATGATTGTACAGGTCATGGAGGAAGGACTTTCAATAGCCGACCTTTCCATATTCGAGAATAAGGGCGACAAAATGTATACGGGCAGCATGGATATCGGCGAGGGGAAGAAAGAAACGATAAGATTCAGCGTGCCAGAGGAAGCTGGAAACATTAATTTCATACACGGTCTCGACCCCGGGAGCGTAGTCAGGACCGAAAATGGTTTTTCCGATAGCGCAGGGGTTCTGCCGGGCGACAAACGTGTGGTCTTCGCGTATAACCTGCCGCTTGATTCCGGTGATACCAGCATCGACAAGACGATTGAATACCCGACCGGGAGCTTTCTCCTGCTTGTTTCAGATACAGGAAGCGAAATAGAGGTAGACGGATTGTCTGGACAGGAAGCGGTAGAGATAGAGAATGAGAAGTTTCTGAGGTGGACAGGGGCGGATCTGAAACCCGGACATGAAATCATCATAACTTTTATTAATCCGCGTGATTATTCCGAATACCTTAAATGGGCGGCTTTAGGGTTTATAGTACTCCTTGTGGGAGCGGGGATCATATACTCCTCGGTCAGGGGCGGAAAGAGTAAGAGTCAGGAGAATAAGCCTGTAACGAGAGAGTCTCTCCTCGATAAACGAAGCTCCCTTATAAGGGAGATTGCCGCACTTGACGATAGATTCGAAGCGGGAGGAGTTGAAGAGGAAAGGTACAGGAAGCTAAGGGAATCGAAGAAAGCCGAGCTTGTGGAGATTACACGGAGACTGCGATTTTGA